The Schistocerca piceifrons isolate TAMUIC-IGC-003096 chromosome 5, iqSchPice1.1, whole genome shotgun sequence genome has a segment encoding these proteins:
- the LOC124797927 gene encoding uncharacterized protein LOC124797927, with protein MSVSCCRVHRCSIWGLLAILTAIAGAVVLPRPPSGAEPRNRRDIRAATVEPRSHVTSSELPKQIPAPPSRTVMQHRPTPALIQLQLRWEDRQRPSVTLPPRLFTPTVQRYTHRTDLLPNTV; from the coding sequence ATGCAGCATCTGGGGGCTGCTTGCCATACTCACAGCAATAGCTGGAGCAGTAGTACTACCACGACCTCCTTCTGGAGCTGAACCAAGGAACAGGAGAGACATTCGTGCAGCAACTGTGGAACCAAGGTCTCACGTGACATCAAGTGAACTGCCAAAACAAATACCAGCACCACCATCACGAACAGTAATGCAGCATAGACCTACACCTGCACTGATTCAACTACAGCTGCGCTGGGAAGACAGGCAGCGcccatcagttacactgcctcCAAGACTTTTTACACCAACAGTGCAGCGATACACACATCGCACTGACTTGTTGCCCAACACTGTCTAA